One window from the genome of Kaistella carnis encodes:
- a CDS encoding aminotransferase-like domain-containing protein codes for MSSPVIRPFQSFVKIDRRKKDAVYLQIVYQFINAVKSNLLEEHDQLPGSRVIAENLQLHRKTVVAALAELQDQGWVETIPNIGTFVRNPERSASSIQKSKAFQHPPEEAPFLFRKEFILDTPLEKSREQFYFTDGTPDYTIIKSEELVRFYTAVVRRKNRSGIMDRASDGSIFFRDQLSYYLNLTRGFHLSRDFLLPVAGLEKVHSILSRLLINKGEVILVEELSYFLPNMIYSQAGAQLKTIPTDEEGMDIGYIQTHFKPGEIRAVYLNPKCQYPTTVALSEKRKTELLALAEAYDFIVIEDDIDFEFSSIKNKKEILLRKKGGNRVIYIGSFGRFLTPGFQMNFIIAPKDLLEEGAKYLNIFGKPDSMMEKALGELIHQGDIHRYQRKVTKVIAERKEVFAKLLATYFEDEISFNIPVSGLAFWIQFKNSVSLTDLQKKAKEKGLFIPRSCLYQNRKTTSLRLGFAHLNFQEMEEAMKLLSEAYSKLRND; via the coding sequence ATGAGTAGTCCGGTTATTCGTCCTTTTCAATCCTTTGTTAAAATAGACCGTCGTAAAAAAGATGCTGTTTATTTACAGATTGTTTATCAGTTTATTAATGCGGTCAAAAGCAATCTTCTGGAAGAACATGACCAACTTCCGGGCAGCAGGGTGATTGCTGAAAACCTTCAGCTTCACCGGAAGACCGTAGTTGCTGCGTTGGCGGAATTACAGGATCAGGGTTGGGTAGAAACGATTCCTAATATCGGCACTTTTGTCCGAAATCCGGAACGTTCAGCCTCTTCCATTCAAAAATCTAAAGCATTCCAACATCCTCCTGAAGAAGCGCCTTTTCTTTTCAGAAAAGAATTTATTTTGGACACTCCGCTGGAAAAAAGTAGGGAACAATTCTATTTCACAGATGGTACGCCGGATTACACCATCATAAAATCAGAGGAACTGGTGCGTTTTTACACCGCGGTAGTACGGCGAAAAAACCGATCAGGAATTATGGATCGCGCAAGTGATGGAAGTATTTTCTTTAGAGATCAATTGAGCTACTATTTGAATTTAACAAGAGGATTTCACCTTTCCCGGGATTTTTTATTGCCAGTAGCGGGTTTGGAAAAAGTTCACTCCATATTATCGCGACTTTTAATTAACAAAGGCGAGGTAATTTTGGTGGAAGAACTCAGTTATTTTTTACCTAATATGATTTACAGTCAGGCGGGTGCTCAGCTGAAAACCATTCCGACGGATGAAGAAGGAATGGATATCGGTTATATTCAAACGCATTTTAAACCCGGAGAAATTCGGGCAGTCTACCTTAATCCCAAATGCCAATATCCAACTACGGTTGCGCTTTCTGAAAAGCGAAAAACGGAATTGCTGGCTTTGGCCGAAGCATACGATTTCATTGTGATTGAAGATGATATCGACTTTGAGTTCTCTTCCATTAAAAATAAAAAAGAAATTTTGCTGCGAAAAAAAGGAGGCAACCGCGTTATTTACATCGGCTCTTTCGGGCGGTTTCTGACTCCTGGTTTTCAAATGAATTTCATTATCGCGCCAAAAGATCTTTTAGAAGAAGGTGCAAAATACCTGAATATTTTCGGTAAACCCGATTCTATGATGGAAAAAGCCCTGGGCGAACTGATTCATCAAGGTGATATTCACCGATATCAGAGGAAAGTTACAAAGGTTATTGCGGAAAGAAAAGAGGTTTTTGCTAAATTGCTTGCCACTTATTTTGAAGATGAGATTTCTTTTAATATACCGGTTTCAGGACTGGCATTTTGGATTCAGTTTAAAAATTCTGTTTCGCTCACTGATTTACAAAAGAAGGCTAAAGAAAAAGGACTTTTTATTCCAAGGTCTTGCCTGTACCAAAATCGAAAAACTACTTCTCTGAGACTCGGTTTTGCGCATCTTAATTTTCAGGAGATGGAGGAAGCGATGAAATTACTAAGTGAGGCTTACAGTAAATTGAGAAACGACTAA
- a CDS encoding SOUL family heme-binding protein has protein sequence MAKTETQPYQVIKKEKDFEIRKYPPATMATVSMDARSYKELSSTGFRKLASFIFGGNQSKKGIAMTSPVHMDINENKSSMSFVMPSQYTKDNLPKPDNTDIKIQTTAEEYVAAIQFGGYADDEKIKKYATQLELDLKENGIEYFGNFRFLGYNAPYQVLDRKNEIIVAIHWKE, from the coding sequence GTGGCAAAAACGGAAACGCAACCTTACCAGGTTATTAAAAAAGAAAAAGATTTTGAGATCAGAAAATATCCGCCTGCGACCATGGCAACGGTTTCGATGGATGCAAGATCCTACAAAGAATTGTCTTCTACGGGTTTTAGGAAATTAGCCTCTTTTATTTTTGGTGGCAATCAGTCGAAAAAAGGTATTGCGATGACCTCGCCGGTTCATATGGATATCAACGAGAACAAATCGTCAATGAGCTTTGTAATGCCTTCACAATATACCAAAGATAATTTACCAAAACCCGACAATACGGATATAAAAATTCAGACCACTGCCGAAGAATATGTGGCCGCGATTCAGTTTGGAGGATATGCCGACGATGAGAAGATAAAAAAATACGCTACCCAATTAGAACTTGATTTGAAGGAAAATGGAATTGAATATTTTGGTAACTTTCGTTTTTTAGGCTACAATGCGCCCTATCAAGTGTTGGATCGCAAAAATGAGATCATTGTAGCTATTCATTGGAAAGAGTGA
- a CDS encoding lycopene cyclase family protein: MTTTDIKYDYIITGSGCAGLSLLYRMLIDPVLKSKKILVIDKSEKKQNDRTWCFWEEGKGIFEPVVTHEWQSLIFKTSDFTRQFDLEKYRYKMIQGKDFYEFVLSFAENFPNVTFKVENIVGIKSNKTEATVETEGGFYSAQFVFNSTALFNPEINTENSLLQHFTGWVIKTKAEVFNDKVGTLMDFTLDQKNGVTFMYVLPTSSTEALVEFTLFSKHILAKEEYEKSLKNYIQNDLQIADYEIKHTEFGVIPMSLAKFERSTDAWQRIVNIGTAGGYTKASSGYTFQFVQKNTEQIIKNLRAEINPNPQKSWSDKRYEWYDRTLLEVILSEKMEGKEIFATMFSKRSPEKILKFLGNESSLLDDIKIVSALPIKHFLIAGLKQIL, from the coding sequence ATGACAACCACCGACATAAAATACGATTATATCATCACGGGTTCCGGATGTGCAGGATTAAGTTTACTGTATAGAATGCTCATTGATCCCGTTTTGAAGTCTAAAAAAATACTGGTAATTGATAAATCTGAAAAGAAACAAAACGATCGCACGTGGTGTTTCTGGGAAGAAGGAAAAGGAATATTTGAACCGGTTGTAACGCATGAGTGGCAATCTTTAATTTTTAAAACATCTGATTTTACACGCCAATTTGATTTGGAAAAGTATCGCTATAAGATGATCCAGGGAAAGGATTTTTATGAGTTTGTGCTGTCATTTGCAGAAAACTTTCCAAATGTTACTTTTAAAGTCGAAAATATCGTAGGTATTAAATCCAACAAAACGGAAGCGACCGTTGAAACGGAGGGTGGCTTTTACAGCGCTCAATTTGTCTTCAATTCTACCGCGCTCTTCAATCCGGAGATCAATACAGAGAATTCTTTGCTGCAACATTTTACGGGTTGGGTGATTAAAACGAAAGCTGAAGTTTTCAATGATAAGGTTGGGACTTTAATGGATTTCACCCTTGATCAAAAAAACGGCGTCACTTTCATGTACGTTCTTCCGACAAGTTCTACGGAAGCCTTGGTCGAATTTACCTTATTCAGCAAACACATTTTGGCTAAAGAGGAGTACGAAAAATCCTTAAAAAATTATATTCAAAATGATCTTCAGATAGCAGATTACGAAATTAAGCATACCGAATTTGGAGTCATCCCAATGTCTTTGGCAAAATTTGAAAGAAGTACAGATGCATGGCAGCGTATTGTAAATATCGGTACTGCAGGCGGATATACGAAAGCGAGTAGTGGCTACACTTTTCAGTTCGTTCAAAAAAACACAGAACAAATTATCAAAAACCTACGTGCTGAAATCAATCCAAATCCTCAGAAATCATGGAGTGATAAGCGGTATGAATGGTACGACCGTACTTTACTGGAAGTCATTTTGTCGGAAAAAATGGAAGGAAAAGAAATATTTGCGACGATGTTTTCCAAGCGCTCGCCGGAAAAAATCTTAAAGTTTTTAGGTAATGAAAGTTCCCTTTTAGATGATATCAAAATTGTAAGTGCACTGCCAATTAAACATTTTTTAATAGCGGGATTAAAACAAATTTTATAA
- a CDS encoding Xaa-Pro dipeptidyl-peptidase encodes MKKIIQSSFLFLILITFHSVHAQTIGKAVPVFENGQAQIVPEFKDADKWIRTDLWVETSFDTDGDGKKDRMHVDVTRPFQTENEGLKLPVIYESSPYYAGVAPDVEGSFWNVNHELGAAAKERVHPEVVRTGKRPIISNSLISTWVPRGFIVVHSSSPGTGLSQGSPTVGGENESLAPKAVIDWLNGRANGYTSPDGNEKVKAYWTTGKVGMTGTSYNGTIPLAAATTGVKGLEVIIPVAPNTSYYHYYRSNGLVRSPGGYLGEDVDVLYDFIHSGDESKRAYSNAKIRDTEMKNGMDRITGDYNDFWAGRDYLNKMGKMKAAILMAHGFNDWNVMPEHSYRIYKKAKEMGLETAIYYHQNGHGGNPPLEMMNKWFTHYLFGIDNGIEKEENKAFIVRENDDLNNPTPYKDYPNPDAKPVSFYLTKGAPKAGGLMTTKSSNQGKETLVDNYSFEGACLAKAENTDHRLLYVSPKLMTDVHLSGVPKITVKLASSKPAANLSVWLVSLPWNEGRATKITDNIITRGWADPQNQASIRKGEPLIPGKFYEVSFDLQPDDQIIKKGQQIGLMIMSSDKEFTLHPEPGTELTVDLDGTMLTLPIVGGSQAFMSAVKEN; translated from the coding sequence ATGAAAAAAATCATTCAGTCAAGTTTTCTTTTTTTAATTCTTATTACATTTCATTCTGTACATGCTCAAACCATAGGTAAAGCAGTTCCGGTTTTTGAAAATGGACAAGCCCAAATAGTCCCGGAATTTAAAGATGCCGACAAATGGATCAGGACTGATCTTTGGGTAGAAACCTCATTTGACACCGATGGCGACGGTAAAAAAGACCGCATGCACGTTGATGTAACGCGGCCTTTTCAAACTGAAAATGAAGGATTGAAACTACCTGTAATTTATGAATCAAGTCCTTACTATGCTGGAGTTGCACCAGATGTAGAGGGTAGTTTTTGGAACGTGAATCACGAATTGGGAGCGGCTGCAAAGGAAAGAGTTCACCCGGAAGTTGTTCGAACCGGAAAACGTCCGATTATTTCGAACTCACTTATTTCAACTTGGGTACCACGCGGATTTATTGTAGTTCACTCCTCTTCTCCGGGAACAGGTTTATCGCAAGGCTCACCAACGGTCGGTGGAGAAAATGAATCTTTAGCGCCAAAAGCAGTCATTGACTGGCTGAATGGAAGAGCAAACGGATATACTTCCCCAGATGGAAATGAAAAAGTGAAAGCCTACTGGACAACCGGAAAAGTTGGGATGACCGGAACTTCTTACAACGGAACAATTCCACTTGCCGCAGCTACCACGGGAGTAAAAGGTTTAGAAGTAATCATTCCCGTGGCGCCCAATACTTCCTATTATCATTACTACCGTTCTAACGGATTAGTACGTTCACCCGGCGGTTATTTAGGAGAAGACGTTGATGTTTTGTATGATTTTATTCACAGTGGTGATGAATCGAAACGCGCCTACAGCAATGCAAAAATTCGGGACACCGAAATGAAAAACGGAATGGATCGGATTACGGGAGATTACAACGATTTTTGGGCCGGACGTGATTACCTGAACAAGATGGGAAAGATGAAAGCAGCGATATTGATGGCGCATGGTTTTAATGACTGGAATGTGATGCCGGAGCACAGTTACCGTATTTATAAGAAAGCCAAAGAAATGGGCCTGGAAACCGCAATTTACTATCACCAAAATGGACACGGCGGAAATCCGCCTCTTGAAATGATGAATAAATGGTTCACCCATTATTTATTTGGGATTGATAATGGCATCGAAAAAGAAGAGAACAAAGCCTTTATTGTTCGGGAAAATGATGATTTAAATAATCCAACGCCTTACAAAGATTATCCGAATCCAGACGCGAAACCAGTCTCGTTTTATTTAACGAAAGGTGCACCAAAAGCTGGAGGTTTAATGACCACCAAATCTTCCAATCAAGGAAAAGAAACTTTAGTAGATAACTATTCATTTGAGGGCGCCTGTTTAGCCAAAGCAGAAAACACGGATCACCGTTTATTATATGTAAGTCCAAAACTTATGACCGACGTTCATCTTTCTGGAGTGCCCAAAATCACCGTCAAATTAGCAAGCAGCAAACCAGCCGCAAATTTATCGGTTTGGTTGGTTTCGCTCCCGTGGAATGAAGGAAGAGCCACAAAAATAACGGACAATATTATTACGCGCGGTTGGGCTGATCCGCAAAACCAGGCTTCAATAAGAAAAGGAGAACCGTTGATACCAGGCAAATTCTATGAAGTATCTTTTGATTTACAGCCTGACGATCAAATCATCAAAAAAGGACAGCAAATAGGTTTAATGATTATGTCGAGTGATAAAGAATTTACCCTACACCCGGAACCCGGAACAGAATTAACAGTGGACCTTGATGGAACGATGCTGACTCTGCCAATCGTGGGCGGTTCGCAAGCATTTATGAGTGCCGTAAAAGAAAATTAA
- a CDS encoding M13 family metallopeptidase — translation MKNILILFIALFTFSGVKAQDKKLKDINGLDTSIKPGDNFFMFVNKKWYDATPIPSTQAGVGAYMFLNFPQRMRLQGILEEVSQRKQPAGSIEQKVGDFYASGMDTITIDKRGYDPIKPTLNRIEAIKDISSLMKFVANEIKVGNGSIMSFEVGPDDKNSSINIAHSYQTGIGLPDRDYYFKADAPTVTIQNAYKTYLATLFQLTGTDAATAKKDAELVYNIDQQIAASHKTRVERRDVHANYNMMAISDLEKSQPNIEWSTFLRNLGAQTDSIDVAQPAYYDKLNSLLKTVPLKNWKLYLKAKTIRNYAGDLSKPFVDANFNFNKVISGQAVQKTRGELMATAVDNYLGEALGQLYVKKYFSEAAKKRMAVLVDNVQKAYAARIDKLDWMSDMTKVKAKEKLFAITKKIGYPDQWKDYSNVKILRDTYFENMMNASAAEFQLEIAKLGKPVNKSEWFTTVPTVTAYNNPSANEIVFPAGILQAPYFDNEANDALNYGGIGMVIGHELTHTFDDQGAQYDKEGNVKDWWTKDDYTQFKSRIQQVINQYNQFTVLDNLHINGAMTVGENTADIAGIAVAYDAFKMTKEGQSNTKIDGLTPDQRFFLSVAKIWRVKMKDEFLRLWIETNPHSPPRWRVNGPLMNITPFYEAFEVKEGNKMFLPKKERITIW, via the coding sequence ATGAAAAACATCCTTATTCTCTTCATTGCCCTATTTACATTTTCTGGAGTCAAAGCACAAGATAAAAAACTGAAGGATATCAATGGTTTAGATACCTCCATTAAACCTGGTGATAACTTTTTTATGTTCGTCAACAAGAAATGGTATGACGCCACGCCCATCCCTTCAACGCAAGCTGGAGTTGGTGCCTACATGTTTCTGAACTTTCCCCAAAGAATGCGGTTGCAGGGGATTTTGGAAGAGGTGTCACAGCGTAAGCAACCTGCGGGAAGTATCGAGCAAAAAGTTGGAGATTTTTACGCTTCCGGAATGGATACGATCACCATTGATAAACGAGGTTACGATCCGATAAAGCCAACATTAAATCGTATTGAAGCCATTAAAGATATTTCCTCTTTAATGAAATTTGTTGCGAATGAAATTAAAGTAGGCAATGGTTCCATTATGTCTTTTGAAGTGGGACCTGATGATAAAAACAGCAGCATCAACATCGCTCACAGCTACCAAACAGGAATCGGTTTGCCGGATCGGGATTATTATTTTAAAGCAGATGCACCAACCGTTACCATTCAAAATGCCTACAAAACCTATCTTGCTACCTTGTTTCAATTGACAGGTACTGATGCAGCAACTGCTAAAAAGGATGCGGAGCTTGTTTATAATATCGACCAACAAATTGCGGCTTCCCATAAAACAAGAGTTGAACGTCGAGATGTTCATGCGAATTATAATATGATGGCCATCTCAGATTTAGAAAAAAGCCAACCCAATATTGAATGGAGTACTTTTCTAAGAAACTTAGGTGCTCAAACAGATTCCATTGATGTGGCTCAACCTGCCTATTATGACAAATTGAATTCCCTTTTAAAAACCGTTCCTCTTAAAAACTGGAAACTGTACCTCAAAGCAAAAACGATAAGAAACTATGCGGGTGATTTAAGTAAACCCTTCGTGGATGCCAATTTTAATTTTAATAAGGTGATTTCGGGCCAGGCTGTTCAAAAAACACGTGGAGAATTGATGGCCACGGCGGTTGATAATTATTTGGGTGAAGCCCTGGGACAATTGTATGTGAAGAAATATTTTTCGGAAGCGGCAAAAAAACGCATGGCTGTTTTAGTGGATAATGTACAAAAGGCTTATGCAGCAAGGATTGACAAACTGGACTGGATGAGTGACATGACCAAAGTAAAAGCGAAAGAAAAGCTGTTTGCCATCACCAAGAAAATTGGATATCCGGATCAATGGAAAGATTACAGCAATGTGAAAATTTTAAGAGATACTTATTTTGAAAATATGATGAATGCTTCTGCGGCCGAATTTCAACTTGAGATTGCAAAATTAGGAAAGCCAGTGAATAAGTCAGAATGGTTTACAACGGTGCCCACGGTTACTGCATATAACAATCCGTCTGCCAATGAAATTGTGTTTCCGGCGGGAATTTTACAAGCTCCTTACTTTGATAATGAGGCCAATGATGCTTTGAATTATGGCGGCATTGGAATGGTGATTGGACACGAACTGACGCATACTTTCGATGATCAGGGTGCGCAATATGATAAAGAAGGAAATGTGAAAGACTGGTGGACCAAGGATGATTATACTCAGTTTAAATCAAGAATACAGCAAGTTATCAACCAGTACAATCAGTTTACTGTTTTAGATAATTTACATATTAATGGCGCGATGACGGTAGGCGAGAATACCGCAGATATTGCCGGAATCGCAGTAGCCTACGATGCTTTTAAAATGACAAAAGAAGGTCAAAGCAATACGAAAATTGATGGTTTAACGCCGGATCAGAGATTCTTTCTTTCTGTTGCTAAAATATGGAGAGTGAAGATGAAGGATGAATTTTTACGTTTGTGGATCGAAACCAATCCGCATTCCCCTCCAAGGTGGAGAGTAAATGGTCCTTTGATGAACATCACCCCTTTTTATGAAGCATTTGAGGTAAAGGAGGGTAATAAAATGTTCTTGCCTAAAAAAGAACGCATAACGATTTGGTAG
- the mnmE gene encoding tRNA uridine-5-carboxymethylaminomethyl(34) synthesis GTPase MnmE, with the protein MNQDTICAIATANGVGAIGIIRISGPEAFKIAAKIFEGKNLEEAKTHTIHYGYIVDGKSQVKSEKSQEEREKIIDDRQIEEIQNQTLFEAGETINPQLSTVNQTEVIDEVMVSVFKAPKTFTAEDSVEISFHGSPHIAKKILEVLVKNGARLAKAGEFTMRAFMNGRIDLAQAESIADLIASENEASRKVALNQLKGGITNEISILRNDLLNFTSLIELELDFGEEDVEFADRTAMNKLLLNLRHKLSALIESFQYGNALKNGVEVAIIGKPNAGKSTLLNALLKEERAIVSEIAGTTRDTIEEVIHLKGTAFRFVDTAGLRETTDIIEKIGVTKAKEKIASAKVLLYLYDEHDSTTEEVIAFVKEFHREDLKIVLVHNKVDLTNDETLNEFDATLTLELFPDYCDELLRISAKDQTGIEAVKTVLIDYVENLKDQESNVIITNQRHFDALQKSLQSVLQVEEAVSSGIHTELLAYELRNALEQLGEISGEFTNDEVLGNIFSKFCIGK; encoded by the coding sequence ATGAATCAAGATACTATTTGTGCAATCGCCACGGCAAACGGAGTTGGAGCTATTGGAATTATAAGAATTTCGGGTCCCGAAGCGTTTAAAATTGCAGCCAAAATTTTTGAAGGTAAAAATCTGGAGGAGGCGAAAACGCACACCATTCATTATGGATATATCGTTGATGGTAAGAGCCAAGTAAAAAGTGAAAAGAGCCAAGAGGAAAGAGAAAAGATAATAGATGATAGACAGATAGAAGAAATTCAGAATCAAACATTATTTGAAGCTGGAGAAACTATCAACCCTCAACTATCAACTGTCAACCAAACTGAGGTGATTGATGAAGTGATGGTTTCGGTTTTTAAAGCGCCGAAAACCTTTACGGCAGAGGATTCTGTGGAAATTTCTTTTCATGGTTCACCGCATATTGCGAAGAAAATTCTGGAAGTTTTGGTGAAGAATGGGGCTCGACTGGCGAAAGCCGGGGAATTTACGATGCGTGCTTTTATGAACGGCAGAATTGATCTGGCGCAGGCGGAATCGATTGCGGATTTGATTGCTTCGGAAAATGAGGCGTCGCGGAAAGTGGCTTTGAATCAGTTGAAAGGGGGAATTACGAATGAGATTTCGATCCTGAGAAATGACTTGCTGAATTTTACGTCGCTGATTGAACTGGAACTGGATTTCGGGGAAGAGGATGTGGAATTTGCGGACCGGACCGCCATGAATAAATTGCTGCTCAACCTGCGTCATAAACTGAGCGCTTTGATTGAGAGTTTCCAATACGGAAATGCGCTGAAAAATGGAGTAGAAGTCGCCATTATCGGGAAACCGAACGCCGGGAAATCGACGCTTTTGAATGCTTTGTTGAAAGAGGAAAGGGCGATTGTTTCTGAAATTGCAGGGACGACGCGCGATACGATTGAGGAAGTGATTCATTTGAAAGGAACGGCTTTTCGGTTTGTGGATACGGCGGGACTTCGGGAAACGACGGATATCATTGAGAAAATTGGCGTGACGAAAGCGAAGGAGAAAATTGCTTCTGCAAAAGTGCTATTGTATCTCTACGATGAGCACGATTCTACAACGGAGGAAGTGATTGCTTTTGTGAAGGAATTTCACCGCGAGGATTTGAAAATTGTGCTGGTTCATAATAAAGTGGATTTGACCAACGACGAAACTCTAAACGAATTTGACGCCACTTTAACTTTGGAATTGTTTCCGGATTATTGTGATGAGTTGTTGCGGATTTCCGCGAAGGATCAAACAGGAATTGAAGCCGTGAAAACGGTTTTGATCGATTACGTGGAGAATTTGAAAGATCAGGAAAGCAATGTGATTATTACGAATCAAAGGCATTTTGACGCCTTGCAGAAATCGCTGCAATCTGTTCTTCAGGTGGAGGAAGCGGTGAGTTCTGGGATTCATACGGAATTGTTGGCGTATGAGTTGAGAAATGCGCTGGAGCAGTTGGGAGAGATTTCCGGGGAGTTTACGAACGATGAAGTGTTGGGGAATATTTTTTCTAAGTTTTGTATTGGAAAGTAA
- a CDS encoding IS256 family transposase, whose amino-acid sequence MIDKEELLNNKDFYKSFKSGEDLTSFFKTMHKRAVEHMLEAELDDHLDTEKHQKTKDGNYRNGHQTKKIKTSFGEDEIKVPRDRESTFEPALVPKRHNIIEGLENVIISFYAKGMSVSDIEDQIKEMYDFDVSTSTISRITNAVSSEIVAWQNRPLEDLYLIVWMDGIVFKVRENSKVINKTIYLAVGLRRDGRKEVLGMWLGKNESSSFWMSVLTDIKARGVEDILITATDNLNGFTQTIRSVFPQSQTQICVVHQIRNACKYVVWKDRKAFTSDMKHIYNAPTKQAAEAALNDFAEKWESKYSYAIKSWRDNWDELTVFFEFPVEIRKIIYTTNLIENLNGKIRKYTKNKMSFPTDDAVLKSVFLALREATKKWTMPIRDWGIVLNQFMLIFEERLKL is encoded by the coding sequence ATGATCGACAAAGAAGAATTATTAAACAACAAGGATTTCTACAAATCCTTCAAGAGTGGAGAAGATTTAACCTCTTTCTTCAAAACAATGCACAAACGAGCCGTAGAACATATGCTCGAAGCCGAATTAGATGACCATCTGGATACCGAGAAACATCAAAAAACAAAAGACGGAAATTATCGCAATGGCCATCAAACCAAGAAGATAAAAACCTCTTTTGGCGAAGATGAAATTAAAGTTCCGCGGGATAGGGAAAGTACTTTTGAGCCAGCCTTAGTTCCCAAAAGGCATAATATTATTGAAGGTTTGGAAAATGTTATCATCTCATTTTATGCCAAAGGAATGAGTGTAAGTGATATTGAAGATCAGATCAAGGAAATGTATGATTTTGATGTTTCAACATCCACAATATCCAGGATTACCAATGCGGTTTCCAGTGAGATTGTCGCTTGGCAAAATCGGCCACTAGAGGATTTATACCTCATTGTTTGGATGGATGGAATTGTTTTTAAAGTCCGTGAGAACTCAAAAGTTATCAACAAAACCATTTATCTTGCCGTTGGTTTAAGACGGGATGGAAGAAAAGAAGTTCTGGGAATGTGGCTTGGAAAAAACGAAAGTTCCAGTTTTTGGATGAGCGTTTTAACTGACATAAAAGCACGTGGCGTAGAAGATATACTGATCACTGCAACGGATAATCTCAATGGATTTACCCAAACTATTCGCAGTGTTTTCCCACAATCTCAAACTCAGATCTGCGTGGTGCATCAGATTAGAAATGCTTGTAAATACGTAGTTTGGAAGGACAGAAAAGCCTTTACTTCCGACATGAAACACATTTACAACGCTCCCACCAAGCAAGCCGCAGAAGCCGCCTTAAATGATTTTGCAGAAAAATGGGAATCTAAATATTCGTATGCCATCAAATCCTGGAGAGATAATTGGGATGAATTAACGGTATTTTTCGAATTTCCGGTGGAAATCCGTAAAATCATTTACACCACCAATTTAATAGAAAATCTCAACGGAAAAATAAGAAAATATACTAAAAATAAAATGTCTTTTCCTACTGATGATGCGGTTTTAAAGTCAGTTTTCCTTGCCTTAAGAGAAGCAACAAAAAAATGGACAATGCCGATTCGAGATTGGGGAATCGTATTAAATCAATTTATGCTTATATTTGAAGAAAGGCTCAAGTTATAA